From Candidatus Pedobacter colombiensis, one genomic window encodes:
- a CDS encoding LysM peptidoglycan-binding domain-containing protein: MQYIIKKGDTMSKIAHRFSLPVKSLFVLNPQIIDPNKIFIGQVIQVPNLSDVPNDADFETPSNPTELVLRARSVVNSSIGYKLGSGGMFPKDALPSRDNFCDCSGFVCWVLHLSRKTDIPFYKHFGGWIFTDSMEADVQRNAGIFEKLQFPEPGCIVVYGAGAKIGHVGLVSDVSGNVMKKVIHCSLGNSNKFNAAIQETAPTVFNRADAVWGRFVG; encoded by the coding sequence ATGCAGTATATCATTAAAAAAGGTGATACAATGAGCAAAATTGCTCATAGGTTTTCTTTACCAGTAAAGAGTTTATTTGTACTCAATCCGCAGATTATTGATCCTAACAAAATTTTCATTGGGCAGGTAATTCAGGTGCCAAATTTGAGTGATGTACCGAATGATGCAGACTTCGAAACACCAAGTAACCCTACTGAATTGGTTTTAAGGGCGAGATCGGTTGTTAACAGTTCAATTGGCTACAAATTAGGGAGTGGTGGGATGTTTCCAAAGGATGCGCTGCCTTCCCGTGATAATTTCTGTGATTGCAGCGGTTTTGTTTGTTGGGTATTACACCTTTCAAGAAAGACAGATATTCCTTTTTATAAACATTTTGGTGGTTGGATCTTTACTGACTCTATGGAGGCAGATGTCCAACGGAATGCCGGAATCTTTGAGAAGTTACAGTTTCCTGAACCAGGTTGTATAGTAGTATATGGGGCAGGAGCAAAGATCGGTCATGTGGGCTTGGTTTCAGATGTTTCAGGGAATGTAATGAAAAAGGTGATCCACTGTAGCCTTGGTAATTCTAATAAATTTAATGCTGCAATACAAGAGACTGCACCTACGGTTTTTAATCGGGCTGATGCAGTCTGGGGTAGGTTTGTGGGCTAA